One genomic segment of Rivularia sp. PCC 7116 includes these proteins:
- a CDS encoding orange carotenoid protein N-terminal domain-containing protein, giving the protein MTAAQTNDPKIKNLIEGIRKLDVDEQLALFYFIYKEMGDSITPAAPGASTVSPAVADGLFNQVKDLSHEEQLQLQRDLINKADTVHTREYGSMSDTTKLLFWYRLAQGMDAHTIIPMPPSYELSSQSKELMDKVKQLDFGIQIEFFRDYVAPMGAEPKAGAEV; this is encoded by the coding sequence ATGACAGCTGCACAAACTAACGACCCTAAAATTAAAAATTTAATAGAAGGAATTCGTAAACTAGATGTAGACGAACAGCTAGCTTTGTTCTATTTCATCTATAAAGAAATGGGTGATTCAATTACACCTGCTGCACCGGGTGCTAGTACCGTTTCTCCAGCAGTTGCTGATGGTTTGTTCAATCAAGTTAAAGATTTATCTCACGAAGAACAACTACAGTTACAACGCGATTTAATTAATAAAGCAGATACCGTACATACCCGCGAATACGGTTCAATGAGCGATACAACTAAGCTATTATTCTGGTATCGTTTAGCTCAGGGTATGGACGCACATACTATTATCCCCATGCCACCTAGCTACGAACTTTCTTCTCAATCTAAAGAATTGATGGATAAAGTTAAGCAGCTAGATTTTGGAATACAAATCGAATTTTTCCGCGATTACGTAGCCCCAATGGGAGCAGAACCCAAAGCGGGTGCTGAAGTTTAA
- a CDS encoding DUF6335 family protein, giving the protein MSEAENRKEQNLKNEAEASDLPQEITESYGTGVHQQPGINTGGRTIEARLNQHNATSPELTGGDVDAYWEGANAVGDEAVGGTVATPDKNVTEELGKAVGLEMEDRQPLQTNDILDRRDDERWELDPKSSEDYQNNPK; this is encoded by the coding sequence ATGAGCGAAGCAGAAAATAGAAAGGAGCAAAATCTAAAAAACGAAGCTGAAGCGAGCGATTTGCCCCAAGAAATAACTGAATCATACGGAACCGGAGTTCATCAGCAACCAGGAATTAACACTGGCGGAAGAACAATAGAAGCAAGGTTAAATCAACATAATGCAACCAGTCCAGAATTAACTGGAGGTGACGTTGATGCATATTGGGAAGGTGCGAACGCAGTTGGTGATGAAGCAGTTGGTGGAACTGTTGCTACTCCCGATAAAAATGTGACGGAAGAATTAGGAAAAGCAGTAGGTTTGGAAATGGAAGATAGACAGCCTCTGCAAACAAACGATATTTTAGATAGAAGGGATGACGAGCGTTGGGAATTAGATCCTAAATCTTCGGAAGATTATCAAAATAATCCAAAGTAA
- a CDS encoding cupin domain-containing protein, with product MSDTTVKKVDSNYSPKGEMGQKYLASGKSVSMRLWEDEQPGESKELSSREYETVGYVIKGRAELILEGQKIILEAGNSWVVPKGALHSYKILESFTAVEATSPPAEVSGRDEA from the coding sequence ATGAGCGATACAACTGTAAAAAAAGTAGATTCCAATTATTCCCCAAAAGGAGAAATGGGACAGAAATATTTAGCTTCTGGGAAGTCTGTTTCTATGCGTCTGTGGGAAGATGAACAACCAGGAGAATCCAAAGAATTAAGTTCTCGGGAATACGAAACCGTTGGCTATGTAATAAAAGGTCGTGCCGAACTAATATTAGAAGGTCAAAAAATTATTTTAGAAGCCGGTAATTCTTGGGTAGTACCAAAAGGTGCTTTGCATTCCTACAAGATTTTAGAGTCATTTACCGCCGTTGAAGCTACAAGCCCCCCCGCAGAAGTTAGCGGAAGGGATGAAGCGTGA
- a CDS encoding tetratricopeptide repeat protein, producing MNLQAPLPTNELARLAALRQYQILDTAPEKVFDDFTFLAAQICRTPIAVISFVDGDRQWFKSKVGVDVDCTPRDVAFCAYTIMQKQPLVVPNALKDSRFADNPLVANAPSIRFYAGAPLITPEGYGIGTLCVIDTVPRDLSLEQQEGLRALSNQVIAQLEMRRNVITVSRTVMQRQQQEAEMRRNIEFIEVIYRRGLDKAHKGDYEAAIVDFSQYLQLKPDGFKAHYQRGLALHRLGDRQGAIADLNMYVTYNPNDAEARYSRGLIRSELGDYNGATADYTKAMSINPDYINNYSSGLLLPQSQNNHQGISLDSVNVASTQPDYQVTIDSNIVTSELTSEYHRATSKSTEALTSHPQNAEDYLNLANNFYKNEEFIQAVENYTHALQLDGNNYRIYLNRGNANYKLKKYGEAIEDYTQTLRMNPESDKAYIGLGNTCSKLKNYDKAIEYYTKALLVNPKNDKVYISRGNARSKLKDYTGAMEDYKKVWANKE from the coding sequence ATGAACTTACAGGCACCACTACCAACCAACGAATTAGCGAGATTAGCAGCACTCCGACAATATCAAATACTCGATACTGCTCCGGAAAAAGTATTTGATGATTTCACTTTTTTAGCCGCACAGATTTGTCGTACTCCTATTGCGGTGATTAGTTTTGTAGATGGCGATCGCCAGTGGTTCAAATCTAAGGTTGGTGTAGACGTAGACTGTACTCCGAGGGATGTAGCTTTCTGCGCTTATACCATCATGCAAAAGCAGCCATTAGTTGTACCAAATGCTTTGAAGGATTCTAGATTTGCCGATAATCCCTTAGTTGCAAATGCTCCCAGTATTAGGTTTTATGCTGGCGCACCTTTAATTACACCAGAAGGATATGGTATCGGAACACTATGCGTAATTGATACGGTACCACGGGATTTAAGTTTAGAGCAACAAGAGGGATTAAGAGCATTAAGCAATCAGGTAATAGCGCAGTTAGAAATGCGGCGTAACGTGATTACCGTATCGCGCACTGTCATGCAGCGACAGCAGCAAGAAGCCGAAATGCGTCGCAATATTGAGTTTATCGAAGTCATTTATCGTCGGGGTTTAGATAAAGCTCATAAAGGGGATTACGAAGCAGCAATAGTCGATTTTAGCCAATATTTACAGCTAAAGCCCGACGGATTTAAAGCACATTATCAAAGAGGATTAGCCCTTCATAGACTTGGAGATAGACAAGGTGCGATCGCAGATTTGAACATGTATGTAACATATAATCCCAATGACGCAGAAGCTAGATACAGTCGCGGACTTATACGTTCGGAATTAGGAGATTATAATGGAGCCACAGCGGATTATACAAAGGCTATGAGCATCAATCCCGACTATATCAATAACTATAGTTCGGGATTGCTACTTCCTCAAAGTCAAAATAATCATCAAGGAATAAGTTTAGATTCCGTCAACGTTGCATCGACTCAACCTGACTATCAAGTTACTATTGATTCCAATATTGTTACTTCTGAACTCACCAGCGAGTACCATCGAGCAACTTCAAAATCGACAGAAGCCTTAACGTCTCATCCTCAAAATGCAGAAGATTATCTAAATCTAGCTAATAATTTTTATAAAAATGAAGAGTTTATTCAAGCCGTCGAAAACTATACTCATGCTTTGCAGCTTGATGGCAATAATTACCGAATTTATTTAAATCGAGGTAACGCCAATTATAAATTGAAGAAATATGGCGAAGCAATTGAAGATTACACTCAAACCTTACGAATGAATCCTGAAAGCGACAAAGCTTATATAGGGTTAGGAAATACTTGCTCTAAACTCAAAAATTACGACAAAGCAATTGAATACTACACTAAAGCTTTGCTGGTAAACCCTAAAAATGACAAAGTTTATATAAGTCGGGGAAATGCTCGTTCTAAACTAAAAGATTATACCGGAGCGATGGAAGATTATAAAAAAGTATGGGCTAATAAAGAGTAG
- a CDS encoding sodium/proline symporter: MTNQIWIAITFISFMLLFTAVGIYSATQKQNNTTDYLLAGRTVNPWFTALSAMSTGQSGLLFIGQVGFAYKSGISSIWLILGWALGDYIAWWLFFKRLREISEETGSETVSGFLGQNTNGVRVITIISALITIAFLGAYAAAQLVAGSKALSAVFDWNYSIGIIIGTIIVVIYCFSGGIRASIWTDTIQAIIMIGSLLLLLIVSLIKCGGINALWAQLTQIDPALVNLSPANLPLGFLPFFIGWMVAGFGVVGQPHIIVRAMAIDNAQNVAKARNIKVIAGLTTSFASLGIGLTGRVLLPDLLANGDPELALPALALNLLPAALVGVMLAGVFSATMSTADSQILSCSAALTQDIFPQFAHSYKIVKLGTLTVTAIVLVIALFGDKSVFFLVTFAWSALASALGPLFVVRVLQKPINAIVAVAMMIVGILSALIWTITPELSKLVYSVLPGMVAGIFVYFIAQFFIRDDIKAASGK, translated from the coding sequence ATGACAAATCAAATTTGGATTGCGATTACTTTCATTAGTTTTATGCTTTTGTTTACTGCCGTCGGTATCTATTCGGCGACTCAAAAGCAAAACAACACTACTGATTATCTTTTAGCTGGTAGAACTGTAAATCCTTGGTTTACAGCACTTTCAGCAATGTCAACAGGACAAAGCGGTTTGCTATTTATTGGGCAAGTCGGTTTTGCCTATAAATCGGGAATTTCTTCTATTTGGCTAATTCTTGGTTGGGCATTAGGAGACTATATCGCTTGGTGGTTATTCTTTAAAAGACTAAGAGAAATTTCAGAAGAAACTGGATCTGAAACAGTATCTGGTTTTTTAGGGCAAAATACCAATGGAGTCCGAGTCATTACGATTATTTCAGCTTTAATAACTATCGCCTTTCTTGGTGCTTATGCAGCCGCACAATTAGTAGCAGGAAGCAAAGCGCTCAGTGCGGTTTTTGATTGGAATTACAGCATAGGTATTATTATTGGAACCATAATTGTTGTCATTTACTGCTTCTCTGGAGGTATCCGCGCTTCAATTTGGACGGACACAATCCAAGCAATAATTATGATTGGTTCGTTACTGCTATTATTAATTGTTTCATTAATTAAATGTGGCGGTATAAATGCACTTTGGGCGCAATTAACCCAAATAGATCCAGCCTTAGTAAACTTAAGTCCGGCAAATTTACCGTTGGGTTTTCTTCCTTTCTTTATTGGTTGGATGGTTGCGGGATTTGGCGTAGTAGGTCAACCTCACATCATAGTTCGTGCAATGGCTATTGACAATGCACAAAATGTCGCCAAAGCCCGGAATATCAAAGTAATTGCCGGTTTAACTACATCCTTCGCTTCTCTAGGTATCGGTTTGACAGGAAGAGTACTATTGCCGGATTTATTAGCTAACGGCGATCCAGAATTAGCATTGCCTGCATTAGCTTTGAACCTATTGCCAGCGGCTTTAGTGGGCGTAATGTTAGCGGGTGTATTTTCTGCAACTATGTCCACCGCAGATTCACAGATATTGTCTTGTTCCGCAGCCCTTACTCAAGATATATTTCCTCAATTTGCTCATTCTTATAAAATTGTCAAATTAGGAACTTTAACTGTGACTGCAATAGTCTTGGTAATTGCCTTATTTGGAGATAAAAGCGTATTTTTTCTAGTTACCTTTGCATGGTCAGCTTTAGCTTCAGCATTAGGACCTTTATTCGTAGTTAGGGTATTGCAAAAACCTATTAATGCAATAGTGGCTGTTGCAATGATGATAGTTGGAATATTAAGCGCTTTGATATGGACAATAACCCCCGAATTATCAAAGCTAGTTTACTCAGTTCTTCCGGGAATGGTTGCAGGAATATTCGTTTATTTCATCGCGCAATTTTTCATTCGTGATGACATTAAAGCAGCGAGCGGCAAGTAG
- the ureE gene encoding urease accessory protein UreE has protein sequence MLTFTHRKNLNSTSVVNLKLSLTAEERARSRHHFQASDKQMVCLRLPRGTVLKDGDILEDETNTTIIQIIAKPEPVLTVTARSQLDLIKAAYHLGNRHVQLEITADYLRLSPDSVLRQMLEKLGLIVKEEFSSFHPETGAYTQHFH, from the coding sequence TTGTTAACCTTCACCCACCGCAAAAATTTAAATTCAACTTCAGTAGTTAACTTAAAACTTTCACTAACTGCTGAAGAAAGAGCTCGTTCCAGACATCACTTTCAAGCTTCCGATAAACAAATGGTGTGCTTGCGTTTACCCAGGGGTACTGTATTAAAAGATGGCGATATTCTAGAAGATGAAACTAATACAACCATTATTCAAATAATAGCCAAACCCGAACCAGTTTTAACTGTAACTGCTCGAAGTCAGTTAGATTTAATTAAAGCTGCATATCATTTGGGTAATCGTCACGTACAGCTAGAAATTACAGCAGATTATTTACGTTTGTCTCCAGATTCAGTATTGCGTCAAATGTTAGAAAAGCTTGGTTTAATAGTCAAAGAAGAATTTTCATCCTTTCATCCCGAGACGGGTGCTTACACTCAACATTTTCATTGA
- a CDS encoding urease accessory protein UreF, with the protein MPNSQFSIPNILYLLQLVSPALPVGAYSYSEGLETLIENKIIYDVESLKYWLNQELRYGAIRLEAAVMLRSYHAVKAEDFATVAYWNNWLSATRETEELRNQSQQMGGALIRLLKELQPQVKPIITVVGNPCNYAIAFGVAASIWEINSEAVILGYLHSWLSNLITAGVKLIPLGQTAGQLLLMDLQELISTVAVEITNLNDDELSCCSWGLSLASMAHEQQYTRLFRS; encoded by the coding sequence ATGCCCAATTCCCAATTCTCAATTCCCAATATTCTTTATCTTTTACAGCTTGTCAGTCCCGCTTTACCTGTGGGAGCGTATAGTTATTCTGAAGGGTTGGAAACGCTGATTGAAAATAAGATAATTTATGATGTTGAAAGTCTTAAATACTGGTTGAATCAAGAATTACGTTATGGAGCAATCCGGTTGGAAGCAGCAGTAATGTTGAGAAGTTATCATGCAGTCAAAGCAGAAGATTTTGCAACTGTTGCTTACTGGAATAATTGGTTATCAGCCACAAGGGAAACTGAAGAATTGCGTAACCAATCTCAACAAATGGGAGGTGCTTTAATTCGTTTACTCAAAGAATTACAGCCACAGGTAAAGCCTATAATTACAGTTGTGGGTAATCCTTGCAATTATGCGATCGCCTTTGGTGTTGCTGCTAGTATTTGGGAAATTAATTCCGAAGCAGTCATACTGGGATATTTGCATAGTTGGCTAAGTAATTTGATTACTGCTGGAGTAAAGCTAATTCCTTTAGGGCAAACCGCAGGACAATTGTTATTAATGGATTTACAAGAATTAATTAGTACCGTCGCAGTAGAAATTACCAATTTGAATGACGATGAATTAAGCTGTTGCAGTTGGGGTTTATCTTTAGCAAGTATGGCACACGAACAGCAGTATACAAGGTTGTTTCGCAGTTAA
- the ureG gene encoding urease accessory protein UreG, which yields MMTFRVGVAGPVGSGKTALVEGLCKSMRDYYQIAVVTNDIYTQEDAQFLTKSQALEKERILGVETGGCPHTAIREDASINLGAIEQLELLFPDLNLVFLESGGDNLAATFSPELVDLTIYVIDVAAGDKIPRKGGPGITKSDLLVINKIDLAPYVGADLQVMERDARKMRGEKPFIFTNLKKQEGLTKIIEFISTNIC from the coding sequence ATTATGACTTTTAGAGTTGGTGTAGCTGGCCCGGTTGGTTCGGGAAAGACTGCTTTAGTGGAAGGTTTATGTAAATCAATGCGCGATTATTATCAAATTGCGGTTGTTACTAATGATATTTACACTCAAGAAGATGCACAGTTTTTAACCAAATCTCAAGCTTTAGAAAAAGAAAGAATTTTAGGTGTAGAAACCGGTGGTTGTCCTCATACTGCTATTCGAGAAGATGCTTCAATTAATTTAGGTGCAATTGAACAGTTAGAACTACTTTTTCCCGATTTAAATTTGGTGTTTTTGGAAAGCGGTGGCGATAATTTGGCTGCTACTTTTAGTCCGGAATTAGTTGATTTAACAATTTATGTTATTGATGTCGCAGCCGGAGACAAAATTCCCCGTAAAGGTGGTCCTGGTATTACTAAATCGGATTTACTTGTCATAAACAAAATTGATTTGGCTCCCTATGTTGGTGCTGATTTACAGGTTATGGAAAGGGATGCTCGCAAAATGCGCGGCGAAAAACCTTTTATATTTACCAACTTAAAAAAACAAGAAGGTTTGACGAAAATTATTGAATTTATTTCAACCAATATTTGCTAA
- a CDS encoding DUF2294 domain-containing protein: MLKTDAITVGQLERELSQRIQSFYRNLLGNIPIKVSCHLFANKLVVLAENSITTAEKVLIEVGKEELAQKFRVNLEQSIRLKLKSLIEEISQVEIADLLSETSLDTELTGIIVVFNKIPKLRASRNSVSK; encoded by the coding sequence ATGCTTAAAACAGATGCTATCACTGTAGGACAATTAGAAAGAGAATTGTCTCAACGTATCCAGTCTTTTTATCGCAATCTATTAGGAAATATTCCGATAAAAGTAAGTTGTCACCTGTTTGCCAATAAGTTAGTAGTATTGGCTGAAAATTCTATTACTACAGCAGAAAAAGTGCTGATTGAAGTCGGTAAAGAAGAATTAGCACAAAAATTTCGCGTGAATTTGGAACAATCAATTAGATTGAAATTAAAGTCATTAATCGAGGAAATTTCTCAGGTAGAGATAGCCGACTTATTAAGTGAGACTAGCTTAGACACTGAATTGACTGGAATTATTGTAGTGTTTAACAAAATTCCAAAATTACGCGCTAGTAGAAATTCTGTATCTAAATAA
- a CDS encoding acetamidase/formamidase family protein — protein sequence MTHHVIKATKETVHLGGFSHLLEPALTVNSGDTVDVETYTGFHVCDRAPQEFVTPALLDIYKNLPSERKIAPGPHLLTGPIYVEDAQPGDVLEVNLRQITPRLPVGFNVIRKNWGALPQQFNQPALRFIPLDLENNVAEFPTGSGIKIPLKPFFGILGVATTENPRNSIPPGNYGGNIDNRELQAGSKIFLPIFVPGALFSIGDGHSAQGDGEVNVTAIETSMNGTIELKLHKDLQISTPIAETPTDIITMGFAPTLDQALEKALKNMIDFLVSCTKLSPEEAYILCSLAVSFRITQVVNLPQKGVHGMLSKALLPEGIRIGS from the coding sequence ATGACCCATCACGTTATTAAAGCGACTAAGGAAACGGTGCATCTTGGCGGTTTTTCGCATTTATTAGAACCTGCTTTAACAGTAAATTCTGGCGATACTGTGGATGTCGAAACTTACACCGGGTTTCACGTTTGCGATCGCGCGCCGCAAGAGTTTGTTACACCGGCATTATTAGACATATACAAAAATCTTCCCTCAGAACGTAAAATTGCACCAGGACCTCATTTATTAACTGGCCCCATTTACGTCGAAGATGCTCAACCTGGTGATGTTTTGGAAGTGAATTTAAGGCAAATTACACCCAGGCTACCAGTTGGTTTTAATGTTATTCGTAAAAATTGGGGTGCCCTACCGCAACAGTTTAATCAACCTGCATTGAGATTTATTCCCCTGGATTTAGAAAATAACGTTGCCGAATTTCCTACAGGTAGCGGAATTAAAATTCCTCTCAAGCCATTTTTCGGTATTCTCGGGGTTGCGACAACTGAAAATCCTCGGAATTCCATACCTCCAGGAAACTATGGCGGCAATATCGACAACCGCGAATTACAAGCAGGTTCCAAAATATTTTTACCCATATTCGTTCCCGGTGCTTTGTTTTCCATCGGAGATGGACATTCCGCCCAAGGAGACGGGGAAGTAAATGTAACTGCAATTGAAACTTCTATGAACGGTACTATTGAACTAAAGCTTCACAAGGATTTGCAAATCTCCACACCAATTGCCGAAACTCCTACTGATATCATCACGATGGGTTTTGCTCCCACATTAGATCAAGCTTTAGAAAAAGCTTTAAAAAATATGATTGATTTTCTGGTAAGCTGCACAAAGTTATCTCCAGAAGAAGCTTATATTTTATGCAGTTTAGCTGTAAGTTTTCGGATTACTCAAGTCGTTAACTTACCTCAAAAAGGCGTGCATGGAATGCTTTCTAAAGCTTTGTTGCCTGAAGGGATAAGAATAGGGAGTTAG
- a CDS encoding sulfite exporter TauE/SafE family protein: MEIWLLLLISGLIAGILAGLLGIGGGTVLVPILLAFNKTPLQAVATSSLAIVITATSGTIQNWRMGYINFQKVLFLALPAAITAYLSAGIAKFIPPRNQLIAFGILLLFTIYLVELRKNLSKKQEEAENEQNQQIQESKIGSIASRIITGSLAGMLAGIFGVGGGVIMVPLQMLLLAEPIKKAIQTSLGVIVISSVSSASRHAIEGNILFFEGLILGFGGLLGAQLSTRFLPRLPDRIVSLTFRAGLAILAVYIFWKASRV, translated from the coding sequence ATGGAAATTTGGTTGCTTCTGCTGATTAGTGGATTAATTGCAGGTATTCTTGCCGGATTGTTGGGAATTGGTGGTGGTACGGTTTTAGTACCTATACTGCTGGCATTTAATAAGACACCATTACAGGCTGTTGCTACTAGTAGTCTTGCAATTGTGATTACGGCGACTTCTGGAACTATCCAGAATTGGCGCATGGGATATATTAATTTTCAAAAGGTACTTTTTTTAGCATTACCTGCGGCAATTACTGCTTATTTAAGTGCTGGAATAGCAAAGTTTATTCCTCCCCGCAATCAATTAATTGCTTTTGGCATTTTGCTTTTGTTTACTATTTATTTAGTAGAGTTACGCAAAAATTTATCGAAAAAGCAAGAAGAAGCAGAAAACGAACAAAATCAACAAATTCAGGAATCGAAAATCGGTTCTATTGCTTCTCGAATTATTACTGGTAGTCTTGCTGGAATGCTTGCTGGTATATTCGGTGTGGGTGGTGGTGTAATTATGGTACCCCTACAAATGCTTTTATTAGCAGAACCGATTAAAAAAGCAATTCAAACTAGTTTGGGAGTTATTGTTATTAGCTCTGTCTCTTCTGCATCCAGACATGCTATTGAAGGTAATATTTTATTTTTTGAAGGTTTAATTTTAGGGTTTGGAGGACTTTTAGGAGCGCAACTTAGTACCCGTTTTTTACCTCGACTACCAGACAGAATTGTTAGTTTAACATTTCGTGCAGGACTTGCTATTTTAGCCGTGTATATTTTTTGGAAGGCAAGCAGAGTATAG
- a CDS encoding DUF565 domain-containing protein, producing MQNTRLNSLFDLIVRNLALWFLNPWRRISLLMISFLFGFFMGTVAATTAGQRAVLDIVVAAFLVFLTEIGSRIVYRRPPKERRLLWVESLNFLKVGFIYSLFVEAFKLGS from the coding sequence ATGCAAAATACCCGCTTAAATTCTTTATTCGATTTAATTGTAAGGAACCTAGCGCTATGGTTTCTCAATCCTTGGCGAAGAATATCGCTGTTGATGATTAGTTTTTTGTTCGGTTTTTTTATGGGAACGGTAGCCGCTACAACAGCAGGACAAAGAGCAGTTTTGGATATTGTTGTCGCTGCATTTTTAGTATTTTTGACAGAAATAGGTAGTCGGATAGTTTACAGAAGACCACCCAAAGAACGGCGACTTCTTTGGGTGGAATCACTGAATTTTTTAAAAGTTGGCTTTATTTATAGCTTGTTTGTAGAAGCGTTTAAACTAGGTTCTTGA
- a CDS encoding glycosyltransferase family 39 protein — MIQSLSKHWWKNSSKRPALAVMLSILWIILVSGIAFFWHLGSFSLIDETEPLFAEASRQMYLTGDWITPYFNGETRFDKPALIYWCQALAYMIFGVNEWAVRLPSAIAAFGLIGLAFYTLYYHQAKMDGLQGVYRPFRRWFTAGLGAAVIGLNPEMIVWGRAGVSDMLLTGCMASALLCFFQGYSQPAISPVKARWYFAFYVLIGLAILTKGPVGIVLPGFIIFLFLIYLGNFWQVVKEAKLVRGMLVICAVAIPWYVLVTWQNGWSFIDSFFGLHNVERFTDVVNGHSAPWYFYFIVVALGFAPYSVYLPAAMLRIKFWQRKSWISSERYQQLSLFAFCWFIGIFSFFTIAVTKLPSYVLPLMPAAGILIALLWGDLIVNKEKQNVQNVSASASLAPVLLSSPLMQASGWLNVVFVSAIGFAFFKISSLIGYDPAAPNFPQMLQRSNLPVLGGIIWLAAAVIIAVFLIRRRYLHLICINLLAFTAFMVLVLTPALFVSDASRQLPLKQLSQLAARVQKPGEEIIMVGFKKPSVAFYSQRKINYIKSNEQAANYIKNQTESESVIVLAQPKKFPKMGLQSTDYENLDVKQAYGLIRVKTSNQ; from the coding sequence ATGATTCAAAGTCTTTCCAAGCATTGGTGGAAGAATAGTTCAAAGCGTCCGGCTCTAGCTGTGATGTTATCAATTTTATGGATAATTTTGGTCTCGGGGATAGCATTTTTTTGGCATTTAGGAAGTTTCAGCTTAATCGATGAGACAGAACCACTGTTTGCGGAAGCTTCGCGGCAAATGTATCTTACTGGTGACTGGATTACGCCTTATTTTAATGGTGAAACTCGTTTTGATAAACCCGCTTTGATTTACTGGTGTCAAGCCTTAGCTTACATGATTTTTGGGGTAAATGAATGGGCTGTACGTTTACCTTCTGCGATCGCGGCTTTCGGTTTGATTGGTTTGGCGTTCTATACTTTGTACTATCATCAAGCCAAAATGGACGGTTTGCAAGGGGTGTACCGTCCTTTTCGGCGTTGGTTTACGGCTGGCTTGGGTGCTGCGGTAATAGGTCTTAACCCAGAAATGATTGTTTGGGGTAGAGCAGGCGTTTCGGATATGCTGCTCACTGGATGCATGGCTTCTGCTTTGTTATGCTTTTTTCAAGGATATTCTCAACCTGCGATATCACCCGTAAAAGCACGGTGGTATTTTGCTTTTTATGTATTAATTGGGTTAGCTATTTTAACTAAGGGACCTGTAGGTATTGTTTTACCAGGTTTCATTATTTTTCTATTTTTAATTTATTTGGGGAATTTTTGGCAGGTTGTAAAGGAAGCTAAGCTTGTGCGGGGTATGCTCGTTATTTGTGCTGTGGCAATCCCCTGGTATGTATTGGTGACTTGGCAAAATGGTTGGAGCTTTATTGATTCCTTCTTTGGTTTGCATAATGTCGAACGCTTTACAGATGTTGTTAACGGACATTCGGCTCCTTGGTATTTTTATTTTATAGTCGTAGCACTCGGTTTTGCTCCTTACTCGGTTTATTTACCTGCTGCGATGCTAAGAATCAAGTTTTGGCAGCGTAAATCATGGATATCTTCAGAACGTTATCAACAACTTAGCTTATTTGCTTTTTGCTGGTTTATTGGTATTTTTAGTTTCTTTACCATTGCCGTTACCAAGCTACCAAGCTACGTACTACCATTAATGCCAGCTGCTGGTATTTTAATCGCGTTGTTATGGGGTGATTTGATAGTAAATAAAGAGAAGCAAAATGTTCAAAACGTTTCTGCTTCCGCTTCACTGGCTCCCGTATTGCTCTCTTCACCTCTCATGCAAGCCAGCGGATGGTTAAACGTAGTCTTCGTCTCGGCTATAGGATTTGCATTCTTTAAAATTAGCAGTTTGATCGGTTACGATCCCGCAGCCCCTAATTTTCCTCAAATGCTACAAAGGTCTAATTTACCAGTTTTAGGTGGCATAATTTGGCTGGCTGCTGCTGTAATTATTGCTGTTTTCTTGATACGTCGGCGTTATTTACATTTAATATGTATCAATTTGTTGGCATTTACAGCATTCATGGTATTAGTTCTGACTCCAGCTTTATTTGTATCGGATGCTAGTCGTCAGCTACCTTTAAAGCAATTATCTCAATTAGCAGCAAGGGTACAAAAACCGGGCGAAGAAATAATTATGGTTGGCTTTAAAAAGCCTAGCGTAGCTTTTTACAGCCAACGTAAAATTAACTATATTAAAAGCAACGAACAAGCCGCAAACTATATTAAAAATCAAACTGAATCTGAATCGGTAATTGTTTTAGCACAACCAAAAAAGTTTCCTAAAATGGGTTTACAATCAACTGATTATGAAAATTTAGATGTCAAACAAGCTTATGGTTTGATTCGCGTGAAAACTAGTAATCAGTAA